The window AAGTCTTATGTATTCCAAAATCGAAGAATGGGGAAATGAAACTGAAGGCCTGAAACATTTTATGCTTTCGTCCTTTATAAATATTCTTGATTTAAAAGGTGATAAAGATAAGTTAAATGAATTTTCAACGATTTTCGGTAAGGATAACTGGGATGAACTTGCAAATACACCATCAGAAAATTTTAAGAAAGATTTAATGATGTTTATTGATATGTATGAGTTTTGGCATAAAGCCTTAAAAAAACTTTAAGGGGGAATATATGTATGGAGAATTTAAAAATCTATGCTATAGCTTCCGACCCAATATATATTGGAACGGGAGGATATACAATAGGAAGAGTTGATAATACAATAGTAAGGGATCCAACTACCCAAATACCCAAAATTCCTGGCTCAAGTTTTGCTGGAACTATGAGATTCTATATGGCATTAGTACTTCAATCGGCTTTTAAAGACGATTATAAAAAGGATTTAAAAAACAGAAAAGATAAGAAAATGGAAGAATTGTTAAACGAAGGGCAAAACATTCAGAATTGGATGAAATATGAAGGCAATAGATATGCTTTGATGAAATGTGCAGGACAGGATGATAACCCAAATGAATATTATGAAAATTATCAAGAAATTGAAAAAATAGACGAAGTTAATTCCGGACACTGCGGCCATTGTATTGTTTGTCAAACTTTTGGATATTCTAAAAACAAAAGATCAAGATCACAGCAGGGCATCGCTTTCTTCTCCGACCTTAATATACTGTTTTTCCCGGTTTACACGAGATTTGGTGTTAAGTGGATTACATCTCCACAGGTATTAGAATTTGCTGGAATTGAGTTTAAAGATGTAGATTCAGGTAATGGTGAAGAGGTCATTATGGTAGTAGAAAATGTACAAAAAAACGACACTGAAACAAAAACTATAAACCTGGGATGGATTAATTTACCCTATAAAACAAATAAAATTGAAACATTACCTTTGAAAGGTTTAGATCAATATATTGAAAAACATATTACAAATAATTCAGTAATAGTTCCCGACAGTCTTATATCCCACATAATTAACTCTAATCTTGAAGTGAGAACTTCTGTTTCGATAAATCCTCTTACGGGAGCTGCACGAGAAAGTGCATTATTTACTTCAGAAGCTATACCAAGAGGTACGGTTTTTTATGGAGAAATAAGGCTTATAGACAGACCATTGGCGAAGGATATGATCAATTTGTGTGATATAAAAGAAGCATTAGAGTTGTCTTCAAAATACTATGAGAGCTTTGGAATAGGAGGAATGACAACAAGAGGTTTTGGACGTATAAAAATGTTTATAAGCAGTGATGATAATAAACAATAAGGGGGGACAGCAGATGTCAATGGTAAAGAATCTTGATTCGGAGCTTAATAAATTAGGGTATAAAATATATAAAGATATAAAAGATGAAAGTAATAAGTCTACAAGAAAAAATTTAGCAAATCATGTAGATAAAGCTTTGGGAGTTTTAACAAACGACGGGGTATATGCTTACTATGTATTTTGCTTAAGCAAAGACAAAGAAGATAATAAAAATAAATATAGTAAAATTTTTATTGAAAATCCTGTTAATATAATAAAATCTTTTTTGCCTTCAAACTATAAAAACTTAAAGGATGAACAATTTTTCCAAGAATTGTCAAAAAACTTACATGACCTCTTATTCTTTAGAGATTTATTAGAAAAAGCTTTGATTTATGCAAGGTATCATCTTAAGACACTAGGTGATGAACATGAGTAATATTAAATGGCTGGAATTAACCTTTATTCAGCTTACACCAATTCACATTGGAAAATATAATTATGGAGTTATTTCCGAAAGCAGAATTTTTATTCCTGGTTATACAATGTGGGGAGCATTGGTAAATGCATATAGTTTGAAAAACGGGGCAACTGAAGAAGTTTATAATGATGCAGAGAAAAAATTCGAGTACATTTCATGTTTTTACCCGGTTTTTGATAATAATATATTTTTACCCGAATTCTGCAAAGGAAAACTGTATTATATAGATCATGCTAATGAAAAAAGATATACTGAAGCGGAGTTGAGAGCAAAACTGACTGATACATATATATCTACAGCAATTATGCCTATTACAAGGACTAGCAAAGACGAATCTCTTCACGAAATTGAAGTTATCCTTAATAAAAGTAAAGATAATAAAGATAATGTTAAGAATCTTAATTGGAAGGGAGTAATAGGATTATCTGATGTTAGTTATGAAAAATTTTTACATGAAGGTTTAGAAATATTTGTTGGTGGAGATGTAAGATATGGACTTGGGAGATTAAGATTAGAATCAAAGAAAGATATTGGAGAAAACGAACTTGAAATGTGGCAGATAAATAAGGATGGATATTTCAGAAATATTGACAATTCAATAGTAAATTATATAGATGTTTGTGGAGTTGACTTATTAAAAGGAAGGATAGAAGCTTTTATACAACTAGAATATACAACGGCTATCCCTCAAAAAATTAAAAATAAAGACGAAGACGGATTTAATTTATGTTTTGTTCCCGGAAGCATAGTAGCATTAAGAGATGATAAGCGGCTTAAGCTTAAAAGAGGAGTTTTCAAAAGAGAGTTATAAATAATTCATAAATATTTTTGTTAACTTCAAAAAGAGCATAACAATGCGTATTTTCCTATAAGAAGAATACATTAAAAATAATTTGTAAATACACATTCTTTGGTAAATGCACATTCTATTGATGAATATTGCCAGTTTTTATGCGTATTCCGGCTTATTCGGATGCTGCCGAAATATACGCTCTCCAAAAATATTTCCAATTTGACATACTGTTGTCATATTTGGTAAGGTATAATAAAAACAAATTGAAAGGGGGATGGATATAAATGGAACCTGTTATTGTAGAGAAAAGTCAAATAATTGTCGCAGGCATAAGTGGTGACGGCAATAAGACATATGATCTGTGGAAGAGATTTTCGGAAAAGGACGGCAGAATCCCGCATTCAAACAAGGTGAATGACGACGGCTATGAAATCCGCATGTATCATGAAAATGGCAAATGTGATTGTTTTGTCGGCGTAGCAGTCGCAAATGCTAAAGTGACGGATGATTATGAACTATATAACATTCCGGCAGGTAAATACGTGATATTTGATATATACCCGTCGAAAGGGTGGGATAGTTCTAATGAAGAGATGAACGCATGGCTAAAAGAGAATGCGAACAAATATACACAGATACGTGATGAAAAAACGGGGGCGTATTTTGTTATTGAATATTATGGCGCACGTTTCAAGGGTATTGATAATCCTGACTCGGTGGTGGAGATGTGGATTCCACTTAAGGCTAAGGCTGGGGAATAGAAAGAAAGCAATCAATTCTTTCTAACCCAAAATCCTGTGTACGTAATTATTACGTTCACGAAGCCCGATGTCAATACGGTTGGTAATAATAGCATCAACACCCAAATTAAGCATATGTCTTATTTTAACCGGATCATCAACAATCCATGAAAATACTTTTAGGCCCAAACGACGGCAGTTTTCAACATAGTGCTCATCAACTAAAAGCACACACTTCTTCAAGCGTTGGGATGGTTACTCCTTTATATTGACTGCTGAATTTGTAAGAGTAATCATATTGCCGCAGTTGTTTTAGCGTCATTTGATCTACTCGGCCTTTCCCATTACCGGTATCATCGATGGTTTCATCGTGTATGGCTACAATAATACCGTCAGCGGAGCGGTTCACATCCAATTCGATTCCATCCGCTCCCATTGAAATAGCAAGTTCGAATGCAGGCATAGTATTGCGTGGCGCATATGCATCCGTCCCCATATGGCCTAAAATCAATGTATACATTGGTTAACTCACATCCCCTCTTCATTTATTTTCCTTTATTCAGTTCCTTTATTTATTCTTTATGCCTTAATTGCTCCAATCATAACTCCCTTGATAAAATGCTTTTGAACAAAAGGATAAACCATAACGATTGGTAAAATGGTAAGTATTACTACGGAATATTTTAACTGGCAGACCTGTAAACTTCGCCCTATTCCCAATTGCGCCCTATTCCCAATTGTGTATCACCTGCAAGAATCTCCGAATCCTGAATGAGTATTTTCATTAAAAACAACTGCAAAGGTTGGAGCTTAACATCCGGCAAAAAAATCATTGCATTGAAGTAGCTATTCCAATATCCTACAGCATAGAAAAGGCTCATGACCATAATAATAGGCTGATAACCTTAATTCCCATGTAAATTATAACTATGATTTATTAAAAGCCTTCTGGAACTACCGAAATTGCACCTTATTCCGGATAAAGGGTTTTACAGCAAAAAGAACGTTGATGAGCTGCTGGCAGCAAGAGATAAGTTTACTATTGCCGTATCGATCCGGAATAAGTGGGTTCAGGAGGTTATTGATGAAATACGTGATGACATCTACGGCCCTGATGGATACCGGAAACTAGATGGGGAGATCCTTTACGTTTATACCAGGCTGCATTGGTGGGGCAAAGAGAATAGGCGGTGTTATCTGCATCTATACTACAATGCCCATTTGGCTGCAGAAAGCTTTGACGGCTTTACTGAGGAACTGCTAAATTACAAGGAAGAACTGGAGACCGGCAATATTGTGAAAGAACATGAAGATGCCCACAAGACATTCTTTACCATCAAGGAAACACCTGTGCGAGGTATAAAAGTCAGCTATAACGCAGATATTCTTAATGGCTTTTCCTACCATTTTATTATCATCATCCTTAATAATTCCCGGCAAGTTGTACAATAATTTTGGCTAATGCCAGGTGTATTTCCAATTTTCATATTGATGAGGATGTATAACGCCAATTGTTATCCCCCCTGATTTCGGCCGGGAAAAACATTGTTCCTATGGCTCCGAGAAGAGCTACCGCCGAAGCCAGGAAGAATGAATGAGAAAAGGAGCCCGTTATTTCCGATATGGCTCCGCCGACAACGGGGCCTAAAGCTTGTCCGATTCCAAAGAAAAGCGTGATAAAGCCCAGTGCTGCAGGGGCAAGTTTTGCTCCCAGCATGTCACCGCAGG of the Bacillota bacterium genome contains:
- a CDS encoding GyrI-like domain-containing protein, with amino-acid sequence MEPVIVEKSQIIVAGISGDGNKTYDLWKRFSEKDGRIPHSNKVNDDGYEIRMYHENGKCDCFVGVAVANAKVTDDYELYNIPAGKYVIFDIYPSKGWDSSNEEMNAWLKENANKYTQIRDEKTGAYFVIEYYGARFKGIDNPDSVVEMWIPLKAKAGE